A single window of Candidatus Woesearchaeota archaeon DNA harbors:
- a CDS encoding ribosome biogenesis/translation initiation ATPase RLI, protein MAKRIAIVRRDKCNPHACGNYLCIRVCPVNKQGTDCIIEGKDTKVDIIEETCIGCNICVLKCPFDALSIINLPEVLSNEPMHRYGKNEFALFSLPIPIFGKVVGIVGVNGIGKTTAIKILAGLVKPNFGKNTEIAYDEIIEHFKGTPAHEFFDRVRRGQIKVAYKPQYVDGIPKTAKGTVKELLKKVDEKNKLQQVAKELDLEIFLDNNIEELSGGELQRVAIAATVLKNANFYVFDEPMSYLDIKQRLRVSKFIRNLASPERAVIVIEHDLIALDYMTDMVHIMYGQQGNFGVVSNPRSTKQGINAYLEGFLREENMRFRDKQVTFEKTVFMSMDKKISLTSWPDFEKQLGKFQVKAHHGSIHQQEIIGVLGENGIGKTTFMKILAGVLSPDATKLEQHIRISYKPQYITSDSEALVMTLLQHAIKKHSADIIAPLRLESLFMKKINELSGGELQRVAIAEALAQDAELILLDEPSAYLDVEERLILSKIIKNFAETKGVSIVVIDHDLLFLDYLSDKLLVFDGQPSLKGTSHGPMSKEEGMNKLLSSLQITLRRDETSYRPRINKLDSQKDQEQKRTGKYYYT, encoded by the coding sequence ATGGCAAAACGAATAGCAATTGTAAGGAGGGACAAATGTAATCCTCATGCTTGTGGTAACTATCTTTGTATCAGGGTCTGCCCGGTAAATAAGCAAGGCACTGATTGCATTATAGAAGGTAAGGATACAAAAGTAGATATTATTGAGGAAACCTGTATCGGTTGCAATATTTGTGTTTTGAAATGTCCTTTTGATGCGCTATCTATTATTAATCTTCCTGAAGTATTAAGCAATGAACCAATGCATCGTTATGGGAAAAATGAATTCGCTCTTTTCTCACTGCCCATTCCGATTTTTGGCAAAGTAGTGGGGATTGTAGGTGTTAATGGGATTGGAAAAACAACAGCTATTAAGATTCTTGCAGGATTAGTAAAACCTAACTTTGGTAAAAATACTGAAATTGCGTATGATGAAATTATAGAACATTTTAAAGGCACGCCAGCTCATGAATTTTTCGATCGAGTAAGAAGAGGGCAAATAAAAGTTGCCTATAAACCTCAATATGTTGATGGAATTCCTAAAACTGCAAAAGGTACAGTAAAAGAACTTCTGAAAAAAGTTGATGAAAAGAATAAGCTTCAACAAGTAGCTAAGGAACTAGATTTAGAGATATTTCTTGATAATAACATAGAAGAACTTTCAGGAGGGGAGCTTCAGCGTGTAGCCATAGCAGCAACAGTATTAAAAAATGCAAATTTCTATGTCTTTGATGAACCCATGTCCTATCTTGATATAAAGCAGCGTTTGAGGGTGTCAAAATTCATAAGAAATTTAGCGTCACCAGAGCGGGCAGTGATAGTTATTGAGCATGATTTAATTGCATTAGATTACATGACTGATATGGTCCATATTATGTATGGTCAGCAAGGAAATTTTGGTGTGGTAAGCAATCCACGGTCAACAAAACAGGGAATTAATGCGTATCTTGAAGGCTTCTTGAGAGAAGAAAACATGCGTTTTAGAGACAAACAAGTTACTTTTGAAAAAACAGTATTTATGTCCATGGATAAAAAAATATCCCTTACTTCGTGGCCAGATTTTGAAAAACAGCTTGGTAAGTTTCAGGTAAAAGCGCATCATGGTAGTATTCATCAACAGGAAATAATTGGAGTTTTAGGCGAGAATGGGATTGGTAAAACTACCTTCATGAAAATACTCGCAGGAGTTCTTAGTCCAGATGCAACAAAACTTGAGCAGCATATCAGAATTTCTTATAAGCCTCAATATATCACTTCAGATTCAGAAGCATTAGTGATGACCTTACTGCAGCATGCTATTAAAAAACATAGTGCAGATATTATTGCTCCTTTGCGTTTAGAATCTTTGTTTATGAAGAAAATTAATGAATTATCAGGGGGAGAACTCCAGAGAGTTGCAATAGCAGAAGCATTAGCCCAGGATGCAGAGCTTATACTTTTAGACGAACCTTCAGCATATCTGGATGTAGAAGAGAGGTTAATATTGTCTAAAATAATTAAAAATTTTGCAGAAACAAAAGGAGTAAGTATTGTGGTTATTGATCACGATCTTTTGTTTTTAGATTACCTCAGTGACAAATTATTAGTATTTGACGGACAACCTTCATTAAAAGGAACTTCCCATGGACCGATGTCTAAAGAAGAAGGAATGAATAAGTTATTAAGCAGTTTGCAAATTACCTTGCGGAGGGATGAAACATCATATCGTCCAAGAATTAACAAGCTTGATTCACAAAAAGATCAAGAGCAAAAAAGAACAGGGAAATATTATTATACTTGA